A genomic window from Phyllopteryx taeniolatus isolate TA_2022b chromosome 2, UOR_Ptae_1.2, whole genome shotgun sequence includes:
- the sdhaf2 gene encoding succinate dehydrogenase assembly factor 2, mitochondrial isoform X1, protein METFMQTKVGAVVSAFAVKATRPKTHLVAWILLVTGMCQTARIPVIAGLVTTRCYRGDAPDDARTDLIEIPLPPWEEKPGEPIDIKRRRLLYESRKRGMLENCILLSLFAKRYLNTMSETQLQQYDRLINEPSNDWDIYYWATEAQPTPDVYQGEIMDMLKEFTKNRNQEQRLDAPSLEYLEKEG, encoded by the exons ATGGAAACGTTCATGCAAACTAAAGTAGGCGCAGTTGTCTCTGCTTTTGCGGTAAAAGCTACAAGACCCAAGACTCACCTCGTCGCTTGGATTCTG CTGGTGACAGGTATGTGCCAGACAGCACGGATACCTGTGATCGCTGGGCTGGTAACGACCCGTTGTTACCGTGGCGATGCACCTGATGATGCCAGAACTGACCTGATTGAGATCCCCTTGCCCCCTTGGGAGGAAAAGCCCGGAGAGCCCATTGACATCAAGAGACGGCGCCTGCTCTACGAGAGTCGTAAAAGGGGCATGTTGGAGAACTGCATTTTGCTCAG CCTTTTTGCCAAGCGATACTTGAATACAATGAGTGAGACCCAGCTGCAGCAGTATGACAGACTAATCAACGAACCAAGCAATGACTGGGACATCTACTACTGGGCAACAG AGGCACAGCCCACCCCAGACGTTTACCAAGGAGAGATCATGGATATGCTAAAGGAGTTCACAAAGAATCGCAATCAGGAACAGAGGTTGGATGCACCTAGCTTGGAATACTTGGAAAAGGAAGGCTAA
- the sdhaf2 gene encoding succinate dehydrogenase assembly factor 2, mitochondrial isoform X2, producing the protein MLASVITRRLVTGMCQTARIPVIAGLVTTRCYRGDAPDDARTDLIEIPLPPWEEKPGEPIDIKRRRLLYESRKRGMLENCILLSLFAKRYLNTMSETQLQQYDRLINEPSNDWDIYYWATEAQPTPDVYQGEIMDMLKEFTKNRNQEQRLDAPSLEYLEKEG; encoded by the exons ATGCTGGCCTCGGTGATTACCAGAAGA CTGGTGACAGGTATGTGCCAGACAGCACGGATACCTGTGATCGCTGGGCTGGTAACGACCCGTTGTTACCGTGGCGATGCACCTGATGATGCCAGAACTGACCTGATTGAGATCCCCTTGCCCCCTTGGGAGGAAAAGCCCGGAGAGCCCATTGACATCAAGAGACGGCGCCTGCTCTACGAGAGTCGTAAAAGGGGCATGTTGGAGAACTGCATTTTGCTCAG CCTTTTTGCCAAGCGATACTTGAATACAATGAGTGAGACCCAGCTGCAGCAGTATGACAGACTAATCAACGAACCAAGCAATGACTGGGACATCTACTACTGGGCAACAG AGGCACAGCCCACCCCAGACGTTTACCAAGGAGAGATCATGGATATGCTAAAGGAGTTCACAAAGAATCGCAATCAGGAACAGAGGTTGGATGCACCTAGCTTGGAATACTTGGAAAAGGAAGGCTAA
- the polr2l gene encoding DNA-directed RNA polymerases I, II, and III subunit RPABC5 — MIIPVRCFTCGKIVGNKWEMYLGLLQAEYTEGDALDALGLKRYCCRRMLLSHVDLIEKLLNYAPLEK, encoded by the exons ATGATCATCCCAGTGCGGTGCTTCACGTGCGGAAAGATTGTGGGTAACAAGTGGGAGATGTATCTTGGCCTCCTCCAGGCAGAGTACACTGAGGG TGATGCACTTGATGCTTTGGGCCTGAAGAGATACTGCTGTCGAAGGATGCTCCTGTCTCATGTGGATCTTATTGAAAAGTTGTTGAATTATGCCCCCCTGGAAAAGTAA
- the sdhaf2 gene encoding succinate dehydrogenase assembly factor 2, mitochondrial isoform X3, with protein sequence MCQTARIPVIAGLVTTRCYRGDAPDDARTDLIEIPLPPWEEKPGEPIDIKRRRLLYESRKRGMLENCILLSLFAKRYLNTMSETQLQQYDRLINEPSNDWDIYYWATEAQPTPDVYQGEIMDMLKEFTKNRNQEQRLDAPSLEYLEKEG encoded by the exons ATGTGCCAGACAGCACGGATACCTGTGATCGCTGGGCTGGTAACGACCCGTTGTTACCGTGGCGATGCACCTGATGATGCCAGAACTGACCTGATTGAGATCCCCTTGCCCCCTTGGGAGGAAAAGCCCGGAGAGCCCATTGACATCAAGAGACGGCGCCTGCTCTACGAGAGTCGTAAAAGGGGCATGTTGGAGAACTGCATTTTGCTCAG CCTTTTTGCCAAGCGATACTTGAATACAATGAGTGAGACCCAGCTGCAGCAGTATGACAGACTAATCAACGAACCAAGCAATGACTGGGACATCTACTACTGGGCAACAG AGGCACAGCCCACCCCAGACGTTTACCAAGGAGAGATCATGGATATGCTAAAGGAGTTCACAAAGAATCGCAATCAGGAACAGAGGTTGGATGCACCTAGCTTGGAATACTTGGAAAAGGAAGGCTAA
- the LOC133470735 gene encoding cleavage and polyadenylation specificity factor subunit 7-like — translation MAAAGLSKSKKANQESYQNPSDEDLYRIDETNDLFDDAVLSGSVEQDKNTTLNSDAGRKTPTKAEDKVDKVKADGKEKKQLRRFSLYIGNFSWWTSDQDLLRLAQKLGVGDIDEIKFAENKANGQSRGYAKVVVTSENSLKILLEKIPQCTLDGESIDCRFATQQNFSVFEDAANKRFPMRCHSKDTDVQSSSTFSWDTNPPSIPTPIPSNPLGNVFPSHSSPFPGQPPSPFQSVPPNIPPLHLFPPPPFNVLSQPPPSLHINPAYFTPVQDRHRSHAYSQPKGERDYEELLNRNRAVASSAITKAVTGATAGDLRVAMETLLTAIAIIKQSSVYSDERCQALVTSLKDCLVSIQGNYGYRSSSHSGDRDRDRERERERHREGSPRRESAGTSRRHRERSWSRERDRERSRDKHRDYRERYR, via the exons ATGGCTGCGGCCGGACTGAGTAAATCCAAAAAGGCGAACCAAGAGTCGTACCAGAATCCAAGCGACGAG GATTTGTATCGAATCGATGAAACAAATGACCTCTTCGACGACGCTGTGCTTTCCGGTTCAGTTGAGCAAGACAAGAATACGACTTTGAATTCAGATGCTGGTAGGAAAACACCAACTAAAGCAGAGGATAAAGTGGACAAAGTGAAAGcagatggaaaagaaaaaaaacagttacgaAGATTCTCATTATATATTGGGAATTTCTCTTGG TGGACATCTGACCAGGACCTCCTGCGGTTGGCCCAAAAATTAGGGGTGGGGGATATTGATgaaatcaaatttgcagaaaacaaagcaaatggcCAATCAAGAGG CTATGCAAAGGTGGTGGTGACTTctgaaaattcattaaaaatattgttgGAGAAAATTCCCCAATGTACTTTGGATGGGGAAAGCATCGACTGCCGTTTTGCCACTCAACAAAACTTCAGTGTGTTTGAGGACGCTGCTAATAAAC GATTCCCAATGCGCTGTCATTCTAAGGACACTGATGTGCAGAGCTCCTCAACATTTTCATGGGATACCAATCCTCCCAGTATACCCACTCCCATTCCATCAAATCCACTTGGAAATGTATTTCCCTCACATTCCAGCCCTTTCCCTGGCCAGCCACCCTCTCCCTTCCAATCTGTGCCACCCAACATCCCGCCACTGCATCTGTTTCCCCCTCCACCTTTCAATGTGCTGAGCCAGCCGCCTCCAAGTCTGCATATAAATCCAGCTTACTTTACCCCAGTACAAGACAGACACAGAAGTCATGCTTACAGTCAACCAAA GGGGGAGAGAGATTATGAAGAACTGTTGAACAGAAATAGAGCTGTGGCTAGCAGCGCCATTACCAAGGCTGTGACAGGTGCAACAGCTG GAGACCTGAGAGTGGCTATGGAAACCCTGTTAACAGCCATTGCCATCATCAAGCAGTCCAGTGTGTACAGTGATGAGCGCTGCCAAGCCCTCGTCACCTCCCTCAAAGACTGCCTGGTGTCCATCCAGGGAAACTATGGCTACAG GAGTAGCAGTCATTCTGGAGACCGGGACAGAGATCGGGAGCGGGAAAGGGAACGCCACAGAGAAGGCTCACCTCGTAGGGAAAGTGCTGGAACATCTAGAAGGCATAGAGAACGCTCTTGGAGTCGAGAGAGGGACAGGGAGCGTTCACGGGACAAGCACAGAGATTACAGAGAACGCTATCGCTGA